From the genome of Ignavibacteriales bacterium:
TCAAATTTTCTTTTGTTAGCAGGATTAACCAGTTTCATGTTGAATTTATGGTTAGTCCATTTTTCTGAAATATTTCCTTGGGGAATTTTTGAATCTAGCTTTGCCATTAGTTACCTCCTCCTAATAAAAAATAAAGTGGCATTGAGGCAAATCCTAAAGCCATAATAATTGCATAAACAGTTCCAAGTTTTTTAATTATTGGAAAATATTTTATGTGATTCCAACCAAAAGTTTGGAATGCACTTTGGAAGCCATGGTTAAGATGAAATCCTAAAAGTAAAACTGCGATTATGTAAAGAATAGCATACCACCAAATATTAAAAAAGTAAACAACAACATCGTAATATTGATGGTGAGTTGCATAACCTAATGGATCGTAAATGTTAAATCTCCAAAAAAATGTTCCTAAATGCAGCACAAGAAAAATGAAAACTATTGAACCCGTAACGAACATTGTTCGGGAAAATAATGTACTGTTTTCTGAAGAGCCATTTACCTTGTACGTAACTCCGCGTGCTTTTTTATTTTCGATCCACAATCTAACTCCGTTAAATATGTGCAGAACAAAAACTGCAAGCAGAACAACCTCAATAACTCGAATCAACGGTTTGATTGTATCGAGTGCTGATACATAGGCATTAAAAGCACTTGGCCCAAAGAACAAAGTTATATTTCCAATCAAATGAACGATTAAAAATATTAGCAGAAAACTCCCTGTAACAGCCATCATAAATTTTTTGCCGATAGAAGAGTTTAAGAATTTTAAAAACCAGCCCATTAAAAGCTCCTTTTAATTGAAGAATGATTTATAGCTGATGTGAAATTAAAGTTTAAATTTTGAAATGTGTGTGAACAAACGGGTGAATAAGATTTTAGGATTTTAATCAGAAACATCTGCGAATAAATAAAATTGATAATTAACAATAAATCTTACATGCAACTTAGAAAAAAAGTTATAGGTGGAAAGTAAATCCATAATTTTTTTTTAAGATTGTTTGAGGTAAAAATATTAAACTTATTTTA
Proteins encoded in this window:
- a CDS encoding succinate dehydrogenase cytochrome b subunit yields the protein MGWFLKFLNSSIGKKFMMAVTGSFLLIFLIVHLIGNITLFFGPSAFNAYVSALDTIKPLIRVIEVVLLAVFVLHIFNGVRLWIENKKARGVTYKVNGSSENSTLFSRTMFVTGSIVFIFLVLHLGTFFWRFNIYDPLGYATHHQYYDVVVYFFNIWWYAILYIIAVLLLGFHLNHGFQSAFQTFGWNHIKYFPIIKKLGTVYAIIMALGFASMPLYFLLGGGN